The DNA window GCGTCGGTGGGGCCCACTCGCCactgagccaaaaaaaaaaggtgggggCCCTcagtgtttttattttaattattttttcaactCCTCGGTTGGCTCGCCCGCCTGCctcttttgttgttgtttgtgGAGGAGCCGAGCCGAGCATTCATCCGTTGACTTCCGAAGCcgtgcggcgcggcggaggtAGAGGAGAGTAGCTCACGTAGGAGAATTCGCTTCTAGGCTACGCGTGGCTCATGGGGTCTACGCTCTACAGTACCGTCGCGAGTGATGGTAGGTTGGTTCAGTTCATTCAACGTATTCTAGTGCTGTCTGATGATATAGGGGACCAAActtaaaatgaaaataaaaacaattctaCTCTAGTGATAACAGTAGTAACTTTGTAATGCAATGTTTCCAAAGTGTGCAGGTGCAAATGATAAAGAGAGACTAATTTCTATCATTAATAAATTTCTCTCTTTACTGTCAGAAAAGATGGTAACTCTGTAATTCATTATCTAAGTATATTAAAGGCAGTAACTGCTAATATGCTCTTCTTACAAAAAAAAGCCCACTTGTATCAAGAgaaaaacaataataagatttCTCCAAGTCTCAGACAGCACATTATGTGCGTAATTTGCACGGTTCATGCTCCCTTTCACCTTTGGAGCACTTCGGCTGGATCTGTGCTCAGTTCCACTAGCATCGATGCACACACAATAAAAATTGCAAGTTGTTTATAGAAGCTGCCCCTCTACTCAATTGGCAATTTTACCTTTGCGCATGCATATATAGTGGCCATTGAGTTACATATCCAAGACTACTGTCACAAGTCAATGAAGCTAGAATATACAAATATTGTGAGGTCTTTGCCCTAGCAAGCAATTGAGCTATAGATTGTAAAAAACATTGCTGTTACTTTTATTTGAAGCTAACTAGAGAACATGGCCcgtggaggagaagggagagttGGACAGCTAGAACATTCTTTGCATCTACCCCACTTTTAGCCTAACCCATTCTGAAATCCCATTTCTTTAGTCCTGGTAATCCCTGTGTTGAGCTGATCTACTATAGTTCCCTTCCTCGATCAGATCAACCAATGCAAGGCACATTTCTCCCTCACTCTCACTCACACCCCTGGGTGAGCTGTCCTAGTGGACTTCCATCATGGGCTTGGTGTGACCTAAAGCTTAGCTAGAGTGTGTGATGAGCTACTAGTGATCATCTTTTTTAAGTATTGCAAGCTTAACAAGATGTCATGTAAGGAAGCAATATAGTAGTGGCAGTTAGGTTTGATGCCACATCTATCTATCAATCAACCAAAACGTTAGTAGTACGTACGCTTTTTGTGGAGTTTGCAATTGTAATGTTATGGCTTGTCTGGTCATAGCTTTTGCTTGTGTCTGCAGGTGGTGAGCCACTTTGCACTGTGGCTGACATGTGAGTAGCAACTCATCTGGTCCTTAATCGCGTCAGTATGTAGATCGGGTGGTTTATGCGCTCATGGCACCATAACTAATGCAAACAAGAGAGAATGGGGTGGGAAAGGGGGTGCTATCTTCATAGTGGAGATGGAATTGTTAAAAGTTGGGGGCAAGTAGAATATTTGGACTTTTGGTGGTCTTCTCTCAACCAAAGCTCACCATCGAGATGGCGTTAATTAGTTATTATTACTtcgtagtagtactactaattGTCTAGAGGCCACATGATTTGACTAATCACCACTGTTTTTGGTGCCTAGCACAGGTGACCTATCTGCCCAACGACTTGTAATTGGTCGTTTATTTCCACGGGCCCGTGACGGAGTGCGAACGATTGGACCAAATCGAGGTGATTTCCATCCTAACACTATTGTATTACTAGTAGTTGTTTTGGATCATTTGGCAAGGGGGACAAATCgcattttatttctcttttggAGATTAGTAGCATTAGCGAAAGGGGTCAGCAGACAAGTCGCATAGGATGGTGCCCCACCTGGCGAACAAGTTGCATGTTGTTTAGTCTCTGCTGGCCATGTTCTCTTTCGTGGATTcggatctctccggcctcgagGTTTAGGTCAAACGGCACCGGTCGAGCCTGAACCTGTTTTCGTGTGACAGCAACTGCCCGATTGACAATGCAGCTAGCGGCGGATGTCAAAGCAGGCGAGAAGATGTGAACCCCGCGGTTTTCTTGACTGGTTCCAAGTGCCCTTGTTCCAATTGATACTTCTGAATTGTTAATTTGACACCATCAAACGGTCCACGACCACGAGCGTGACTCGTCCGTATTTGCAGCGTTGAAATCGGCAAGGTGAAAGAAGTACTGAATCGTGTGTGTCTTTTCCGCTGTAGCAAGTGCCCGAGACGGGCCGAGGAGAAAAGACACAGCCGGTTGCCAACACCAAggatgtgtttagatccaaaacttcagtccttttccatcacatcaatatACTATATacatacaacttttcagtcacatcatctctaatttcaaccaaaatctaaactttgggATCCAACTAGATACAGCCCAACATGGGTTTGGACGCACCACGGCACGGCAGCCGCGGGAGGTTACCCCTCCCGCTGCGACTTTCGCACAACGCGCCCGCAGCAGTGGGGGCGCGCGGCTGCGGGGAGAATTTGCCGCGTGCTCCGCGGTGTGTAGAGGGGGACGTGGGCCGCAATGCGTACTTGGACTGCCGCGCGCGGTGGCGAGATTGTGGCGGCCCGCCTGCTCgctggagggagaggaggacaTGCGGCCTGGCGGGGAGGGTACGCGGGCCGTTGCGTGTAGCGTTGCCGTTGCGTATCACCACGCGCAGGCCGGAGCAGCGCAATCCTGTTCCTCTGCCGGCCACGAGATGGCTGCGCGCGGAATGGTTAAATTGGCCCATAAAGATGTGTTGCGCGTACTGGGCTATAGACGACGCGCTGGGCATAACCGCATAAGGCCTGAGGTTCGCCAAGCAGGCTGTGCTAGGCAGCCGAAAAGTGGCTGGGCTTCTCCAATGAGCCTGAGATTTTCCGGTCCAGTTGATAACACGGCCCGTTGTAACACTAGTTTCACGGATCgcagttctaaaaaaattggCCTTTTCACATTACTGCTAAAATGAACGtttacaaaatttggtaatgctaTTCTTTTTTAAGTTGGTAATATTGTCAAAGTTTGATAGAATAGGCTGTCAAAATTCTCTAAGCATTACCATTCCCATCTGTTTGGTAACATATTAAATGCATCCAAATGTTTATCAATGTTTatccaaatgtttttttttatttttttagagaagggtattcttttacccggcctctatatccaatcggatatatgcagccttttttttaaatagaaacTTAGCCTATCGAACAGGGAACTAgctctcaaataacccaatctgaaattcactcTCATGGAGATTTGAACTGAGGATCTTGGGGTGCTACTTAgatcactgcaaccactaggctacatgccctttcacaaATGTTATTTTGAGTATGGTTCAAAATAACACTAATctgaacatgtttttttttttaaaaaaaatagagattttCTTCATCAGATGGAAAACATTACTACCATGTTTGATGCATCAAAATTTTTCATTGGACAGCTTGGACTTCTGTAAATCTATCTATTTCAATCTAAGATTTCGACAAACTTAAGTAGATCTATGTCTGATAACATACATAACTTAGGTTTCTCCCGCAAACAAAACACCATAAATCTATATACTCCCAACGTCCCAATATATCTGACATTATCTAGATttgttatattataaaataccACATTTGATATTAGGTACATTTATATTAGGACGGAGACAGGGCCACTCGTAATACATACCCAGTCGGCTAAGGCTCTCCACAGTTCAGTAATTCAAGTTACGCACGATATTATGAAGTTATTCGAGAAAAATTTGGGGAAAACATACAGTAGAATTTTGTATCAGGAAACACTAACAAATTCACAACCATGCTGTCCTTGCTTCCCCTTCGCTTGCCGTTCTCCGCAGCCGCGACGCATCCAAACTCCACTTTCCTCCTCCGACGCGCCGTTAGGCTTCCCATCCTCCCGATCTCACCGCGAGCCAGCATGAGCGCCATCCCCGCCACGCCGGATGCCGcggcttccgccgccgccgccgcctccgttgGCGGGGAAGTGGGGAAGGAGGCGGAGGATGTGGTGGTGCAGTACGTGGTGCTGCGGCGCGACCTGGCGGACGCGTGGCCGCTGGGGAGCGTGGTGGCGCAGGGGTGCcacgccgccgttgccgcggtGTGGGCGCACCGCGACCACCCGGACACCGCCGCCTACTGCGGGCCGGACAACCTCGACCGGATGCACAAGGCGTGTTCGACGTTTTGCCTCACAGAAACTCATTCATTGCTCCTGTTTTCACATTCCCTCTATTGAACGCTGCATTGCCTCTTGTTACATAGGTGTAGAACTGACTGATTATAGTGATTTAGTATGCTAAATGGCTAAATGATTCATTCATTACAGAGAGTACTGATACTGTAACCTGTACCAGTAGTTTCTTGCGAAGCCGGGTTCAACTCATGCCTCTGGAATAGTGTAATTTTGACAATTGATTTTGTTCCGGCTACAAGATGTATCCCGAGCGAAAAAACAAAATGGCTTTCTGCACTAGTACCTACTTTTATCGTGCATCGTTTACATTCTGTTATATGTGGCATCAATAGCTGTGCTGAGGGCCTTTTTTGTGTATAGGTAACACTAGAGGTGAAAGGAGAGACACAACTGAAGAACCTGGCTGAGAAGCTAGAAGCCGCTGGTGTCCGGCACAAGGTGTGGATAGAGCAACCAGAGAACATACCAACTTGCATAGCGACCGCGCCGTGCCCAAAGTCACAGGTTTCTTCATTCTTCAAGAAGCTCAAGCTTTGTAAATGAGCCACTATTTAGgatcctcaaaattcaaaactttgcAAGCAATCTGTCTTTTCATTACTGGTTTTATCGTCACAGGTTGGCATTAGAAGTCACACCAGATACTGCAGCCATGTACTGTCTATACCTGTTCCATTTTTGGATTTATTGATCGCGCATGTTTTTGCCATGGGGCCATGGTGGCGGGTTGATGAAGCAATCAGTGAGAAATTGACATTTTTGTTCTGGGATGACTTTGGGCCTTTCTCTGATTAACATAGATGTGTCGAATAGGTAGAAACTTAGAATTGATGAAAGCAACATATGAATTCAGGCACACATATCGATTGGAGACCCATATATTCTTTATCCACCAGTTAGTTGAACAGTGCTGAAACATGTTGCTTGGACGATAGTTTGCAGGTCCTACTGATATTGCAATTATATACAACGTTGTCCAATCTGTGCATCCCGTACAAACTGTATAATACTGACGTTAGGAGGTCTTACAGATAGGGGAGGTTTGTGCTCCTTTGGAACAAGGGATTTTCATTGGAAATTTGTAGGATTGAAACcccataagattttttttcctatggagCCCTTCGGTTTGAAGGATTGGGCTAGAAAATTTCCATAGGAATGTTTCCCTTCCTACACATTTTTGAGGATTTCAAACATGAGCGCTCAAACCTCATTGTTTTGATTTCCTTTGAGAAGTCCAATGCTCtacctctcttcatctctcctcTT is part of the Oryza glaberrima chromosome 4, OglaRS2, whole genome shotgun sequence genome and encodes:
- the LOC127769997 gene encoding uncharacterized protein LOC127769997 isoform X1, with translation MLSLLPLRLPFSAAATHPNSTFLLRRAVRLPILPISPRASMSAIPATPDAAASAAAAASVGGEVGKEAEDVVVQYVVLRRDLADAWPLGSVVAQGCHAAVAAVWAHRDHPDTAAYCGPDNLDRMHKVTLEVKGETQLKNLAEKLEAAGVRHKVWIEQPENIPTCIATAPCPKSQEEELEIVERRLLRSPRCSRVGRLGGEKP
- the LOC127769997 gene encoding uncharacterized protein LOC127769997 isoform X2, yielding MLSLLPLRLPFSAAATHPNSTFLLRRAVRLPILPISPRASMSAIPATPDAAASAAAAASVGGEVGKEAEDVVVQYVVLRRDLADAWPLGSVVAQGCHAAVAAVWAHRDHPDTAAYCGPDNLDRMHKVTLEVKGETQLKNLAEKLEAAGVRHKVWIEQPENIPTCIATAPCPKSQVSSFFKKLKLCK